The window TCGTCGCGACATGCGGCGTTGCTGCAGTCACATGTCTTGCGATCGCCGGGCTTTGATCGAGCGCAATTTCTGCTGCGGTTCGCCAGAGCGATGGCGGGCATGGCGGCGGCGACAAGTTGACCTCGATCAATGTCGCTGGCCTGCAAAGACGGACTAACCGGGGCAGCGCACTTGTCGCTGGCAGAGCGGATTGACGGCGGAGAACTCTCCCCGCCCGGGTGCCCTGCATCGATGCAACGGAGAATTGCCATGCACATGAACGATATGGTGGTCATCAGCACTGACGATCACATCTGCGAGCCCCCGACGCTGTTCGACAATCAGCTTTCGGGCGAGCTTCTCGCCTCGGCGCCAAAGCTCAAGACAGACGCCCAGGGAAAGAACTTCTGGCAGTATCAGGGCTATATCCGCCCCTCGGTCGGGCTTAACGCCGTCGTCGGCCGCCCGTTCGAGGAATACGGGATGGAGCCGACCTCTCTCGATCAGCTCCGCGATGGCTGCTGGGACGTGCACAAGCGCATCGACGACATGGACGTGAACGGCGTCGCCGCCTCGATGTGCTTCGGCAACTCGATCGGCTTTGACGGCCAGACTTTTCACAAGGCGCCGGACAAAACGCTCTCGCTGCGCCACATGCAGGCCTACAACGACTGGCATCACGACGAATGGTGCATGGCCTATCCCGGCCGCTTCATTCCGCTTGCCATCATGCCCACCTGGGACATGGATGCGACGGTCGCCGAAATCCATCGGTGCGCCAAGAAGGGCTTCCGCGTCGTCTCGATGAACGAGAACCCCACGGTTCAAGGTCTGCCCAGCATTCACAACGACTACTGGAATCCGATGTTCAAGGCGCTGATGGACAACGACATGACCATCGCGCTCCATATCGGTAGCGGCAACCCGGCGCCTCACGCCTCGATGGAAACGCCTATCGAGGCCTGGATCAGCACGATGCCG of the Sphingobium sp. WTD-1 genome contains:
- a CDS encoding amidohydrolase family protein — protein: MHMNDMVVISTDDHICEPPTLFDNQLSGELLASAPKLKTDAQGKNFWQYQGYIRPSVGLNAVVGRPFEEYGMEPTSLDQLRDGCWDVHKRIDDMDVNGVAASMCFGNSIGFDGQTFHKAPDKTLSLRHMQAYNDWHHDEWCMAYPGRFIPLAIMPTWDMDATVAEIHRCAKKGFRVVSMNENPTVQGLPSIHNDYWNPMFKALMDNDMTIALHIGSGNPAPHASMETPIEAWISTMPLSVAQGVADWLQLEELHQYPDMRIIVSEGSIGWVPYLMERADFSNWRHKAWTRSRFQDIKPSELMKRHFAHCFLWDPYGLKNLAEVGEDNVTYEVDYPHSDALWPDAAELLWEQVKNLSDEQIDKVTHLNAIRWLRHDALFEHNRREDMTVGACHARAAAKQVDTAPKSSGGSVPTTETRPVTSGDVMEMFKAHAEKRAKEVEVA